Proteins encoded within one genomic window of Macaca thibetana thibetana isolate TM-01 chromosome 3, ASM2454274v1, whole genome shotgun sequence:
- the LOC126949896 gene encoding translation initiation factor IF-2-like: MIAAAREAPRQRPAPPTPRPRPRGARRPRSPRQRHCPRGPGRVLRIGVRSPALRAPARARAERPKRGSRARPAGRTIPPRPPRGSAEEPPGLQQRPAPLPPPTAPGELEPAGPLWILRFHLRRSATRDPGGRGETRAPLGGAGVSRSREGGERAGPSRHHTRLLGGCACARRRGGASGPLVRAGAGQRPPRASWSRAEWSWVSRLFSVAAAGPGVVAEPLWPSKARVPGLHLAGPGSAVTEFQRPQRHARRALEAAVASPGVSARPRRPSWGRAGGAPGPAAARDPAVPAGPGLVPGVVSGPRWRRVPDGRARGAAPAPESPALNRLILHSGDSNAHAFIYSSPPFCQDSQNTAEWPRHHLPETPARPEVGRRNKATMTNAAFHVYFQSHNKPETRNSWVLGIFPSSHHLDLRVVRAHLLLPPAPFTLHASRLHLCK; encoded by the exons ATGATCGCGGCGGCCCGGGAGGCTCCGCGGCAGCGCCCGGCCCCGcccaccccccgcccccggccccgcgGCGCCCGGCGCCCCCGCTCGCCCCGCCAACGGCACTGCCCGCGCGGCCCGGGCCGGGTCCTGCGAATCGGGGTCCGCTCCCCCGCCCTCCGCGCCCCCGCCCGCGCCCGCGCCGAGCGCCCGAAGCGCGGGAGCCGCGCGCGCCCTGCGGGACGCACCATCCCGCCCCGGCCACCGAGGGGGAGCGCCGAGGAGCCGCCCGGCCTCCAGCAACGCCCCGCGCCTCTGCCGCCACCCACGGCTCCGGGAGAGCTGGAGCCCGCTGGCCCGCTCTGGATCTTGCGGTTCCATCTCCGCCGGTCTGCAACGAGGGATCCCGGGGGACGAGGTGAAACCCGAGCCCCCCTCGGCGGGGCCGGAGTGAGCCGGTCCCGGGAAGGAGGGGAGCGGGCAGGCCCCTCCCGTCACCACACGCGGCTGCTGGGGGGCTGCGCATGCGCCCGGCGGAGGGGCGGGGCTTCGGGGCCGCTAGTGAGAGCTGGAGCCGGGCAGCGGCCTCCTCGGGCTTCTTGGTCCCGGGCAGAGTGGAGCTGGGTGTCCCGGCTGTTCTCAGTGGCCGCGGCCGGACCTGGAGTAGTGGCTGAGCCGCTCTGGCCGAGCAAGGCGCGGGTCCCCGGTCTACACCTTGCTGGACCCGGCTCCGCCGTGACGGAATTCCAGAGACCGCAGCGTCACGCAAGACGCGCACTGGAGGCCGCCGTGGCGAGTCCTGGGGTCTCCGCCAGGCCTCGACGCCCGAGCTGGGGACGTGCTGGAGGGGCGCCCGGCCCCGCCGCTGCCCGAGACCCCGCTGTCCCGGCCGGGCCCGGCCTGGTGCCTGGGGTCGTGTCCGGTCCGCGCTGGAGGAGAGTCCCAGACGGCAGAGCCCGCGGTGCAGCTCCAGCCCCGGAAAGCCCCGCGCTCAACAGGTTAATACTACACAGCGGCGATTCTAATGCTCATGCTTTTATTTACAGCTCGCCTCCCTTCTGCCAAGATTCACAAAACACGGCAGAGTGGCCTCGGCATCACCTGCCCGAGACACCTGCACGACCGGAAGTTGGGAGAAGAAATAAGGCCACGATGACGAACGCAGCCTTTCACGTTTATTTCCAATCTCACAACAAACCGGAGACCAGGAACTCTTGG GTCCTGGGAATCTTTCCTTCATCTCATCACTTGGACCTACGGGTGGTGAGGGCGCACCTGCTTCTCCCCCCAGCTCCCTTCACTCTCCATGCATCCCGCCTACACCTTTGTAAGTAG